From a single Nicotiana tabacum cultivar K326 chromosome 8, ASM71507v2, whole genome shotgun sequence genomic region:
- the LOC107781148 gene encoding iron-sulfur assembly protein IscA-like 2, mitochondrial, whose protein sequence is MTSSSSSSLIRRIVPFFTTRIRQNYRLLNSSASSALSQPQSQSQVEAPDSVLMTESCVRRMKELQAGEHQEKMLRLSVEAGGCSGFQYEFSLDDKTNSDDRIFERDGVKLVVDNVSYDFVKGATVDYVEELIRSAFQVSTNPSAVGGCSCKSSFMVKQ, encoded by the exons ATGACATCGTCGTCATCGAGTTCTCTGATTCGTCGAATTGTTCCCTTTTTCACCACTCGGATTCGCCAAAATTACCGCCTTttgaattcttctgcttcttctgctCTATCTCAACCCCAATCCCAATCCCAAGTCGAAGCTCCCGATTCCGTTTTAATGACCGAGAGCTGCGTTCGT aggatgaaagagttgcaAGCTGGTGAACACCAAGAGAAGATGCTTCGTTTGAGTGTTGAAGCTGGTGGTTGTTCGGGGTTTCAATATGAATTCTCTCTAGATGATAAGACCAATTCTGATGACAG AATTTTTGAGCGTGACGGAGTTAAATTGGTCGTGGATAATGTATCATATGATTTCGTCAAAGGTGCAACTGTTGATTATGTCGAGGAGCTGATTCGCTCTGCTTTTCAG GTGTCTACCAATCCTAGTGCAGTGGGTGGATGCAGTTGTAAAAGTTCATTTATGGTGAAGCAGTAA